From the Flavobacteriales bacterium genome, one window contains:
- a CDS encoding tetratricopeptide repeat protein produces MSKKKRQTPRTIDKQTDSASSSTMRASYKTPGWIIFFASVVVYIHTIGFDYALDDKLYVTHNQFTKQGLSGIKDLATNDLLVGFFGKDKKLLSGGRYRPLPLITFALEVEMFGQNPHISHFVNLILYGATCVLLFLILIKIFPPEKERHWARSLAFGATLLFALHPLHTEVIANIKSRDEMMSLLGALGSLWFLLRYADTPSTKALGWAFLCFTCALFSKESTVTMLGAIPVTLFYFSGKDLKTQVRMAAPLFLAFAGYMVVRLSLLEDNTQEVHELLNNSYEEATGAQKYATIFYTMGLYIKLLIFPHPLTNDYFPYHISLVNWSHPLVLLSLLIYASMIVVGLRGIRKRTVASWAIWFFLITFSLFTNLVFPIGSFMNERFMYVPSIAFCVLAAYTLGPVLRNRFSTEAAHQKFYTAVAGIVLFAFAIKTAHRSNAWKDDYTLSITDVALSPNSTKANMSAGAALLEKANALQDQNQRHALANEAIGYLNRSLQIYPNYKQPMLLLGNAYYMLGQYETAYLGYSRALQMDNQFKDAKNNLEFLGDTTSGARQFQVAEKCYLTLLQYTPDDVRVYGKLGQLYGRDLGDMAKAQSYLEKAMNIDPNNSDILQKLAIVYSLTGNNNEALETFLKAYRLNPKNAHVLMNIGITYRNMGDEAKATEYLNQAFELNPSLQKR; encoded by the coding sequence ATGAGCAAAAAGAAAAGACAGACTCCCAGGACTATAGACAAGCAGACAGATAGCGCTTCGTCTTCCACTATGCGGGCTTCGTATAAAACACCGGGCTGGATTATCTTTTTTGCTTCTGTTGTGGTCTATATCCACACCATCGGATTTGATTATGCGCTGGATGACAAACTCTACGTCACCCATAACCAATTTACCAAACAAGGGTTATCCGGTATAAAGGACCTGGCAACCAATGATCTTCTGGTGGGCTTCTTTGGCAAGGATAAAAAGCTGCTTTCAGGCGGACGTTATCGCCCATTGCCACTGATCACCTTTGCGCTTGAGGTGGAGATGTTCGGTCAAAATCCACACATCAGTCACTTCGTCAACCTGATATTATACGGTGCTACGTGTGTTCTGCTTTTTCTGATTCTCATAAAGATTTTTCCTCCGGAGAAAGAAAGGCATTGGGCACGCTCCCTGGCATTTGGCGCAACGCTGTTGTTTGCTCTTCACCCTCTCCACACTGAGGTCATTGCCAATATCAAAAGCCGGGATGAGATGATGAGTCTCCTTGGCGCATTGGGTAGTTTGTGGTTCTTGCTGCGCTATGCAGATACGCCTTCAACCAAAGCTTTGGGCTGGGCCTTTCTTTGTTTTACCTGTGCATTGTTCTCCAAGGAGTCCACCGTCACCATGCTTGGGGCAATACCTGTTACCTTGTTCTACTTCTCAGGGAAGGACCTGAAAACACAAGTAAGGATGGCGGCCCCCTTGTTTCTGGCCTTTGCCGGGTATATGGTAGTTCGGTTATCGTTATTGGAAGACAACACCCAGGAGGTTCATGAATTACTTAATAACTCTTATGAAGAAGCAACCGGTGCGCAAAAATATGCCACCATCTTTTATACGATGGGGCTATATATTAAGCTCCTGATATTTCCGCACCCTTTAACCAATGACTATTTTCCATATCATATTTCGCTGGTTAACTGGTCGCATCCGTTGGTGCTGCTTTCCCTGCTTATATATGCGAGCATGATTGTGGTGGGCCTTCGTGGTATACGCAAGCGTACCGTTGCCTCGTGGGCGATCTGGTTTTTTCTCATCACCTTTTCACTATTCACCAACCTGGTATTTCCGATCGGTTCGTTTATGAATGAGCGTTTCATGTATGTTCCATCCATTGCCTTTTGTGTGCTGGCAGCTTATACACTTGGCCCCGTATTGCGAAATCGATTTTCCACAGAAGCCGCACATCAAAAGTTCTATACTGCGGTAGCTGGAATTGTGTTGTTCGCATTCGCCATAAAGACCGCGCATCGAAGCAATGCGTGGAAGGACGACTACACTTTATCCATTACGGATGTGGCACTTTCACCAAACAGCACCAAGGCCAACATGTCGGCGGGAGCTGCCCTGCTTGAGAAGGCCAATGCGTTGCAGGATCAAAACCAACGTCATGCACTGGCCAACGAAGCCATAGGATACCTGAACCGTTCATTGCAAATCTACCCGAATTACAAACAACCCATGTTGCTTCTGGGGAATGCATATTATATGCTTGGACAATATGAAACGGCCTACCTGGGATACAGCAGGGCATTGCAGATGGATAACCAATTCAAGGATGCAAAAAACAATCTGGAGTTTCTGGGGGATACCACCTCAGGGGCCAGACAATTCCAGGTGGCGGAAAAATGTTATCTCACCCTGCTCCAATACACACCGGATGATGTAAGGGTGTATGGCAAACTCGGGCAGCTGTATGGCCGGGACCTCGGCGACATGGCCAAGGCGCAGAGCTACCTGGAAAAGGCCATGAACATTGATCCGAACAACAGTGACATTCTCCAGAAACTGGCCATTGTATATTCTTTGACTGGCAACAATAACGAAGCCCTGGAGACGTTTCTCAAAGCATACAGGCTGAATCCTAAGAATGCCCATGTACTAATGAACATAGGTATCACCTACCGCAATATGGGTGACGAGGCCAAAGCCACAGAGTACCTCAATCAGGCGTTTGAATTGAACCCCTCCTTACAGAAACGTTAA
- a CDS encoding asparaginase encodes MRRSSLLLIYTGGTIGMVTDAKDGSLKPFDFTHITDQIPEISRFDLSISTHSFSRPIDSSNMTPETWIELAQIIYDQYDRHDGFVILHGSDTMAFTASALSFLLEGLNKPVILTGSQLPIGIIRTDARENLVTAIEIASSQNPVIPEVCIYFEYHLYRGNRTSKINAEEFAAFHSFNYHPLATAGVHLRYNNNHLESPGERKLAIHKKMDASVVILKIFPGIREEVVHAMLNIPGLKGVILETYGSGNAPTVSWLETMLTEAVNKGIVVVNVTQCLGGAVEQGKYETSIHLERAGVISGGDMTTEAALTKLMFLLGSEQDISEVAKRIRTPLAGEMTPED; translated from the coding sequence ATGAGAAGATCTTCTCTTTTACTCATTTATACAGGCGGCACCATAGGCATGGTGACCGACGCCAAGGACGGCAGTCTGAAGCCGTTTGATTTTACGCATATCACTGATCAGATACCAGAGATATCACGGTTCGATCTCTCTATTTCTACCCATTCCTTCTCCAGGCCGATTGATTCATCCAACATGACACCGGAGACATGGATAGAACTCGCCCAAATCATTTATGATCAATATGACCGGCATGATGGGTTCGTCATACTGCATGGATCGGATACCATGGCATTCACCGCATCCGCACTCAGTTTTCTGCTGGAAGGGCTGAACAAACCGGTGATCCTGACCGGATCCCAATTGCCAATCGGCATCATTCGCACCGATGCAAGGGAAAACCTCGTGACTGCCATTGAGATCGCTTCCTCGCAAAATCCGGTCATCCCTGAAGTCTGCATCTATTTTGAATACCATCTATATAGAGGAAATCGCACCAGTAAGATCAATGCAGAAGAATTTGCTGCCTTCCATTCGTTTAATTACCACCCTCTGGCCACCGCTGGTGTGCATTTGCGATACAATAACAACCACCTTGAATCACCCGGCGAACGTAAGCTTGCCATTCATAAGAAGATGGACGCTTCGGTGGTAATCCTGAAGATCTTTCCGGGAATCAGGGAAGAGGTCGTGCACGCCATGCTAAATATACCAGGATTAAAAGGCGTGATCCTTGAGACATATGGCTCAGGCAACGCACCTACGGTATCATGGCTGGAGACCATGCTGACCGAAGCCGTAAATAAAGGTATTGTTGTCGTGAATGTGACGCAATGCCTTGGTGGTGCCGTAGAGCAGGGAAAGTATGAGACCAGTATTCACCTGGAAAGGGCGGGGGTTATCAGCGGGGGAGATATGACCACTGAAGCAGCCCTGACTAAACTTATGTTTCTGCTTGGCTCCGAACAGGATATTTCGGAGGTTGCTAAAAGAATCCGAACACCCCTGGCCGGTGAAATGACACCGGAAGATTAG